In the genome of Cydia strobilella chromosome Z, ilCydStro3.1, whole genome shotgun sequence, one region contains:
- the LOC134753913 gene encoding LETM1 domain-containing protein 1: MPLHRIVTLSRLVTQCSRSSTLLLSKTQQSYSCRFITLENPKRGNQLKNEKLRTYIVERYIQYVKGYTKVLENRFPRAMQMYRVFSVGIKDFLKDLKTYIGLRIKVAREQGFSNMSRQDIELYQKMPSDMLRITPVLILSAIPFGNYVIFPLAFLKPRSLLCSHFWSIQQRAEFTTQELAERLRNNKPVFRALQAKLESIPDSDLKDKWTRVIGLLGSGVHPSALEILACKELFAKEPYSLNSLTYAHKGSLLNMYGQSRGILRVSKLKHKAFMFLQLDGAILREGGVSELSTESLRYACHLRGLNSSYLTNQDMRKWLEIWLSISQQVDKSTYSLLLHCPIFLAYNHPQNWMLIY, encoded by the exons atGCCTTTACATAGGATTGTGACGTTATCGAGGTTGGTTACTCAATGTAGCCGGTCCAGCACGCTTTTGTTGAGTAAAACCCAGCAATCCTACAGTTGCAG ATTTATCACTCTCGAAAACCCAAAACGTGGCAACCAATTAAAAAATGAGAAACTTCGAACGTACATTGTCGAACGATACATCCAATATGTCAAAGGTTACACCAAAGTGCTGGAAAACAGGTTCCCTAGAGCAATGCAAATGTACAGGGTATTCAGCGTTGGCATTAAGGATTTCCTGAAAGATTTGAAGACATATATTGGATTACGGATAAAAGTGGCCAGGGAACAGGGCTTCAGCAATATGAGTCGGCAGGATATTGAGCTGTACCAGAAAATGCCTTCAGACATGCTGAGAATAACACCGGTGTTGATATTGTCTGCCATACCCTTTGGAAACTATGTTATATTTCCTTTagc CTTCCTCAAACCACGGTCACTTCTCTGCTCACACTTCTGGTCGATCCAGCAACGCGCTGAATTCACCACACAAGAGCTGGCCGAACGACTCCGAAACAACAAGCCCGTATTCAGAGCACTGCAGGCAAAATTGGAATCTATCCCTGACAGCGATTTGAAGGATAAGTGGACGAGAGTCATTGGGCTGTTAGGGTCGGGTGTCCATCCGTCGGCGCTGGAGATATTGGCTTGTAAGGAGCTGTTTGCGAAGGAGCCTTACAGTCTGAATAGTTTGACCTATGCACACAAA GGCAGCCTACTAAACATGTACGGACAAAGCCGCGGCATTCTCCGGGTCTCCAAGCTCAAGCACAAAGCATTCATGTTCCTACAGTTAGACGGAGCGATCCTCCGCGAAGGAGGCGTCAGCGAACTATCTACCGAATCCTTAAGATACGCCTGCCATTTGCGGGGCCTTAACAGTAGCTATTTGACTAACCAGGACATGAGGAAGTGGTTAGAGATATGGCTTTCGATATCGCAACAAGTTGATAAAAGTACTTATTCGCTGCTGCTGCACTGTCCTATATTTTTAGCTTATAATCATCCACAGAATTGGATGTTGATATATTAG